In Pseudobutyrivibrio ruminis HUN009, the DNA window TCACCAAAACACAAAAAGACCAGCCGAAGCCAGTCTAATTGCTTTATCTATTTTAAAGGAAGGGTTACTGAGCAGATTAATGAATTCTGCTCAGTAATTCTGTTCCTCAGAACAGCATTTTTATTTCATAAAAATACTGCCATTTACGATTCTCGAAAAACTGATGTTTTTCAAGAATCTATGCAACTTTGGAAAGTCCTGTGGCATCATACTTGTAAACCGAATCAGTAAGCTTATCGCAAGGTGCAACCTCTGTAGCATTTACAGTCTTAACAAGCTCTAAAAGCTCAATAGCCGATGGGCCAAATTCGTCCTTCAATACGAGAATTTCATGTACGCTCGATGGAAGAATAAAGAAATCACCCTCAAGCTTTTCTCTAAGCTTCCCTAAGAATTCAGAGCATAAAACTCCTGCACCATGAATCATATTTTCAGATGTAACCACATAAATTTCAGGTAATCCAAAATCTAAAGGTGCTTCCTCTCCCATCATCATAGCTAAAGCTTCCTCTAGTGTCTTTGTATCAAAATCCATATCGTGACTTACTACATTGAATAAATCTTCCTCTGTAAGGCCAACCTTTGTAAGCACTCCATCCCTAATAAGGAAAGAACCTTGGCC includes these proteins:
- a CDS encoding DUF5688 family protein, with product MRVTKGLIEKVNGELKDKGYFVEKTKVNKNNEVKTGLVIKKIDEERMVCPTIYVGELSSFEEVMKYALEVISREVPSINMENILDKDYILGHVKAQMVSAGNVILEPGVVYRDYLDMAIVYRVEVGEIDGGQGSFLIRDGVLTKVGLTEEDLFNVVSHDMDFDTKTLEEALAMMMGEEAPLDFGLPEIYVVTSENMIHGAGVLCSEFLGKLREKLEGDFFILPSSVHEILVLKDEFGPSAIELLELVKTVNATEVAPCDKLTDSVYKYDATGLSKVA